From one Calditrichota bacterium genomic stretch:
- the tkt gene encoding transketolase: MEMNDLNEGLLQLTANTIRFLAVDAIQKANSGHPGLPMGAADYAAVLWMRYLNFNPEDPHWPNRDRFVLSAGHGSMLLYALLHLAGFDLTLEDLKQFRQLHSRTPGHPEYGLTPGVETTTGPLGQGFGNGVGMAIAAKMMAARFNTPDFSPVTHRVFGIVSDGDLMEGVSSEAASLAGHLKLGHLIYIYDDNHITIEGKTSLTFSEDVGKRFEAYGWHIQKIDGHNVREIDQALQQAILFEDAPSLIIAKTHIGFGSPNKQDTSAVHGSPLGEEEVRLTKEHFGWPLEPTFYVPEDVRMVFKNRRFELKSHYENWQAGFQDWQQAHPDQARQWEAYFKKAVPEKLAEQLVESVKGTEGATRALSGKVLQKAAELLPNLVGGSADLEPSTKTGIKNAGDIEPGTFSGRNFHFGIREHGMGSILNGLSLYGSWIPFGSTFLVFSDYMRPTIRLSALMGIQVIYVFTHDSIFVGEDGPTHQPVEHIAALRVIPNLQVVRPADAEETALTWAFALQRQDGPTALILTRQGVPAISRTQPVTFDQFSKGGYIVSDAVNGTPDLVLVATGSELHLAVEAKTRLENEGLKIRVVSMPADRQFLQQPRDYQESVLGEPQTKRVVIEAGVSAIWPEIVGKSALMVGINRFGASAPAKDLANYFGLTAEAVTEKIRTWLG; encoded by the coding sequence ATGGAAATGAATGATTTGAATGAGGGACTGCTTCAATTAACTGCGAATACGATTCGATTCCTTGCGGTTGACGCCATTCAGAAAGCCAATTCTGGCCACCCTGGATTGCCCATGGGGGCGGCCGATTACGCGGCGGTGTTGTGGATGCGCTACCTGAACTTTAATCCCGAAGATCCCCACTGGCCCAATCGGGATCGATTTGTTCTGTCTGCGGGGCACGGTTCCATGCTGTTGTACGCGTTGCTGCACCTGGCCGGTTTTGATTTGACCCTCGAAGATCTGAAACAATTCCGCCAGCTCCACAGCCGGACGCCCGGACACCCCGAATATGGACTGACTCCGGGGGTGGAAACCACCACCGGCCCTCTGGGGCAGGGGTTTGGCAACGGTGTGGGGATGGCCATTGCGGCCAAAATGATGGCCGCTCGGTTTAATACGCCTGATTTTTCACCGGTTACACACCGGGTTTTTGGAATTGTGAGTGACGGGGATTTAATGGAAGGGGTGTCTTCCGAAGCCGCTTCTCTGGCCGGGCATCTGAAATTGGGCCATTTGATTTACATTTACGATGACAACCACATCACGATCGAAGGAAAAACCAGCCTCACATTTTCGGAGGATGTGGGAAAGCGATTTGAAGCGTACGGATGGCACATTCAAAAGATTGACGGCCATAATGTTCGGGAAATTGATCAAGCCCTGCAGCAGGCCATTTTGTTTGAGGACGCTCCCTCGCTGATTATTGCCAAAACACACATCGGCTTTGGAAGCCCCAACAAACAGGACACGTCGGCTGTTCACGGGTCTCCTCTGGGTGAAGAAGAGGTTCGTTTGACGAAGGAACATTTTGGGTGGCCGCTGGAGCCGACCTTTTATGTGCCCGAAGACGTCCGTATGGTCTTTAAGAACCGCCGATTTGAATTGAAGTCCCATTATGAGAATTGGCAGGCCGGTTTTCAGGACTGGCAGCAGGCCCATCCGGATCAGGCCCGACAATGGGAGGCCTATTTTAAAAAGGCCGTTCCGGAAAAATTGGCTGAACAATTGGTGGAATCGGTTAAGGGAACGGAAGGCGCCACACGGGCTCTTTCGGGGAAGGTGCTTCAAAAGGCAGCGGAACTCCTTCCGAATCTTGTGGGGGGATCAGCCGATCTGGAGCCGTCCACAAAAACCGGCATTAAGAATGCAGGGGATATTGAACCGGGAACATTCAGCGGGCGAAACTTTCACTTTGGTATTCGCGAACACGGCATGGGCAGTATTTTAAACGGGCTTTCCCTTTACGGAAGCTGGATTCCGTTTGGGTCTACGTTTTTGGTCTTTTCCGATTATATGCGCCCCACCATTCGCCTGTCCGCTTTGATGGGGATTCAGGTTATTTATGTGTTTACACATGACAGTATTTTTGTGGGAGAAGATGGCCCGACGCACCAGCCCGTTGAACACATCGCAGCCCTGCGGGTGATTCCCAATCTTCAGGTGGTGCGTCCGGCGGATGCAGAGGAAACTGCCCTTACGTGGGCTTTCGCCCTGCAGAGACAAGATGGCCCCACAGCCTTAATTTTGACCCGGCAGGGTGTGCCCGCTATTTCGCGTACTCAGCCCGTGACATTTGATCAGTTTTCCAAAGGGGGGTACATTGTTTCCGATGCCGTAAACGGAACCCCTGACCTGGTACTGGTGGCCACGGGGTCTGAACTTCACCTGGCCGTTGAGGCAAAAACGCGTCTGGAAAATGAAGGATTGAAGATTCGGGTGGTTTCCATGCCCGCTGACCGGCAATTTTTGCAACAGCCACGGGATTATCAGGAATCCGTTTTGGGCGAACCCCAGACAAAGCGGGTTGTAATTGAAGCAGGTGTTTCCGCAATCTGGCCGGAAATAGTGGGGAAATCCGCCCTTATGGTTGGAATCAATCGATTTGGTGCCTCGGCTCCGGCAAAAGATCTGGCCAATTATTTTGGACTGACGGCCGAAGCGGTGACGGAGAAGATTCGGACATGGCTGGGATAA